The proteins below come from a single Aegilops tauschii subsp. strangulata cultivar AL8/78 chromosome 6, Aet v6.0, whole genome shotgun sequence genomic window:
- the LOC109781329 gene encoding peroxidase 39-like, producing the protein MDPGSFLTFDLGYYHTVLKHRAQFRSDAALVTNAVARADIAGVMSSPSEVFFEVFSRSMARLGAVQVKTGSQGEMEIRKHCAVVNS; encoded by the coding sequence ATGGACCCCGGCAGCTTCCTGACGTTCGACCTTGGCTACTACCATACTGTGCTCAAGCACAGGGCCCAGTTCCGGTCCGACGCTGCGTTGGTCACCAATGCCGTGGCACGGGCCGACATCGCCGGCGTCATGTCAAGCCCGTCAGAGGTGTTCTTCGAGGTGTTCTCGCGGTCCATGGCGAGGCTCGGGGCCGTGCAGGTCAAGACCGGCTCTCAGGGGGAGATGGAGATCAGGAAGCACTGCGCCGTCGTCAACAGCTAG
- the LOC123494469 gene encoding peroxidase 39-like has product MDPGSFLTFDLGYYHTVLKHRAQFRSDAALVTNAVARADIAGVMSSPSEVFFEVFSRSMARLGAVQVKTGSQGEMEIRKHCAVVNS; this is encoded by the coding sequence ATGGACCCCGGCAGCTTCCTGACGTTCGACCTTGGCTACTACCATACTGTGCTCAAGCACAGGGCCCAGTTCCGGTCCGACGCTGCGCTGGTCACCAATGCCGTGGCACGGGCCGACATCGCCGGCGTCATGTCAAGCCCGTCAGAGGTGTTCTTCGAGGTGTTCTCGCGGTCCATGGCGAGGCTCGGGGCCGTGCAGGTCAAGACCGGCTCTCAGGGGGAGATGGAGATCAGGAAGCACTGCGCCGTCGTCAACAGCTAG